CAGCTTGGTGTCCCATGTTTGGGTCACGAGGGTTTCGTAGGGGTCGTTGCCGAAGAGCCTGCCCCATGGTTCTGCTCCGGTGCTGTCGACGTATCGGAAAACACCGCCGTGCTGCTCGTCCCAGCCCACCTCCAGGGCCTGGACCGCAAGGTCCGGGAGCCAGTCCGGAATCCGAGGTGCGAGGTCTGGCATGATCTCGATCGCCTCCATGACCATCCAGAGCATTTCCAGCAGGTGGCCGGGGGTTCGGTGACGGGCCAGGAGCGTGTCCAGGTCGTCGCTGCTGTCCGGTCGGTACTCCCACCAGGAGTCGGCTTTCCACATGCCTTCAGAGGTTCCGTCGCCGAGTAGTTGGGAAAGCGCGGCGCCAGCTGTTTCGGCGCTTTCAGCAGAGCCGCTGGCCAAATGAAGCTGGGCGCCCACGTTCAGCAGCAGCATCAGCCCGGCCGCGTCCTTGAATCCGGCCCGGACGGGGTACGGCTCGGATGGAGCGCTCCGTGCCTCGATCCTTTCTTCGGCGTGGGCGAGAAGCGCATGGGCTGATTGCAGCCACTCTTCACGTTCCCGGCTAGCGGCTTGGGGAAGCCGGGCCGCGCCGGCCAGGCCAAGGGCCGCAAAGAGGTCAGCCAGGACGCTGACCGCGATCTCCCCTTGCGGCCCGGACGGCAGCGCCTGCCCCTCAGCCGATGTGCGGTATGCGGTCACACTGCCGTCCAGGATGGCGTGGGCTTGGATGAACCTGGCCGTTTCAATCGACAGAGTGGCCCAAAACCGGGGATCCTCCCCAATGATTCCGGCCTCGCTGTCCAGCGCAATCCTTGAGCAGAGCCACGCCCAGCGGCCCTGCGACCACGTATATTTTTCGTTCGAAAGCAATCGCCCTGAGTTGGAAAAGCACGTGAAAACACCGCCGTTCTTCCTGTCGACTCCGTTCTCGAGCCACCAAGGGAGGACGCCCTTGAGTAGCTGATCCCGTATTTCGGATCCGGTGGCGCTCATGCGACAGCGCTTTCAACTGGAAGCGCTGCAGCTGGCTCAAGGTCGCGGTCAAGGGACTCGACAAGGGCGTCGGAAGCTTCGTTGCGCCAAGGGCGCAGCCAGCCGAAGACGCAATAGACGATCGCGGAGGCAAGCACCGGGGCGGCCACGTTGATTGTCTGGGCACTGGCCGTGCCCAGGCTCGCGATGGGAGCTGCGAAGGCATACTTTGCGAGTGCGAAAACGATCAAACCGGTGGCCCAGGAGAACAACGCTGCCGACGGGCCGCAGCGCCGGAATGGGCGCAGCATCCCCAGCAGCATGGGAACGGCGATCGGCCCCACCAAGGCCCCGAACCAAAGGATTATCAGGCCCAGGACGCCGCCGAATGAATCCGCGCTCAGGGCAATGACCATCGACAATCCGATGAACAGGAACGTGGAAATCCGGCCACCCAATAGTTCAGCACGCGAAGTCAGGGGCTGCCGGGAACCGCGCAATGCAGGGATGATGTCGCGGATGACGACGGCGGAAATCGCGTTGGCGTCCGAAGAGGTCATGGCCATGGTGTGTGAGAACATTCCGGCGACGACCAAGCCAACCAGGCCGGCCGGCAGCAGTTGCTGGGTCAGGAGTGCATAAGCCTGATCAGGGTGCGTCAGATTGGGCAAGATGAGCGGCGCGGCCCACATGGGGAAGAAGAGCACCAGCGGCCACACGAGATAGAGCGCGCCCGAAAGCAGGACCGATTTGCGGGCCGCTGAGCCGGACGGGGCGGCAATGAAGCGCTGAGCCAGATTCCAGGTTCCTCCGTTGTAGGAAATAGTGCTGATCAGGCAGTAGGCGAGGAAGAATCCGATGGTGTAGTCGCCGGCGAACGGCTGCGAGTGGGAGGCCGGCAGCCGCGACCAGATTCCCGCGATCGAGGAAACGCCCCCAAGCTTGGCCACGGCGAAGATGAGCATTGCAATGCCTGCCACGGACTGGATGATGAATTGGCCCATGTCGGTCAAGGCGTCCGCCCACAAGCCGCCAATGGTCGAATAAATGAGCGTGACCCCGCCGACGATCAGGATGCCGACTGCAATCGGAACCCCGGCGAACACGTTCAGGAGGATCGCACTAGCCGCCCACTTGGCCGCGACATCGAAGACTTTCAATGCGGCACCGGACCAAGCCAGTACTTGCTGGGCGGGCAGGTTGTAGCGCGTGGCCAGGTATTCGAGCGGGGAGATGATTCCCAAACGCTGCCTCAGGCGCGGCCAGCGCGGGGCGAAAAAGACAGCGCCTACGAGGCAAGCGATGGTGATCGTGAGCGCCCACCACACATACAGTGCGAAACCGGTGGTGTAGGCGATGGCGGCGTAGGCCACGAAGACAGCAGCCGAATAGCCGGACATGTGGTGGGAAATTCCCGCCAGCCACCACGGCATCTTCCCACCGGCGGTGAAGAAGTCGGCAGCGTTTTTCACTCGACTCTTGGCCCACCAGCCAATCCCTATCATGACCACGAAGTAGGCCCCTAAAACGAGCCAGTCGGCGAAATACATACATCCTCCTTGATGCTACGAAAGCTTGGAAATGGGATCTGCAGTGGCGTCCACTTTTCTCTGCAAACGTTTGCAAAACAAGAGTCTTTTTTAAAAGCCTTCTTCTGGGGACCCGAAAGACGGCAGACAGGCTGTGGCAGTGACAGAGGATTACTCCGCGGTCACTGCCACAGCCCGTCTGGGTGGCTCAGCCAGCCCACTCAGCCAGCCAGCGCGTACACCGTAGTCCCGCCAATGGTCTGTGCCGGGAAGTTCGCAGCCACCCACTGGGCGATCTGGGCAGGGGCTTCCGATCCACTGTTCGCCTGCATAGTCCCGCCGGCGATGAAGTAGTGGATCCTGCCCTGCGCCACGAGCCCCTGGAACTGTTCAAGCGTGGGGGACGGGTCGGTGCCGTTGAATCCACCTACCGCCATGACGGGCAGCTCGGTTGCCAGCTGGTAGCCGGCAGCGTTGTTGGAACCCACGACGGCGGCCGCCCACGTGTAGTTCGAGGCGCCGGTTTTCAGTGCGGCAACCATTTCCGACGACGGCGTGGTGGCACCGAGCAGGCCGCCCATGCCGCCGCCTTGCCGGTTCCCGCCAAAGCCGCCGCCCTGGGCGCCCGGCTGCTGGAGGGCTTGCGGGGGAGTGTTCTGGGCTCCGTTCCGGCCGGTTTGCCCGAAGCCGCCCCGGCCGCCGAAGCCGAAGCCGCCGAACGTAGTCGTCGGACCCGCGCTGGGGATTGCGCCGCTGTGCGGCACGGCTGCAGTCGAGATGGAGTACGCCAGGGGCCCGGCGAGGGAGGCTGCGAGGGCGAGTACCGCCGTCGTGCGCTGAAGGATGCGGGAAGTGAAGCGTCCCGAGAGCATCAGCCCGGCCGCGGCTGCCAAGGCGCCAAACAGCACCGCCCAGCGCAGCCACGGACCATACGCGGTGGTGCTGCCCAGGAGGTCGAAGGCGAGGAATCCCGCTGCGGCCACTGCTACGGCGAGCATGACCGCGGCGACGAGCTGCGCGCGGTGCTGCCACAAAAGCGCGCCGCCCAAGCCCGCAAGCCCGGCGATTCCCGGGGCCAGGGCTACTGCGTAGTAGGGATGGATGATGCCCGCCATGAAGCTGAACACCAGCCCGGTGACAAGGACCCACGAGCCCCACACGATCACCGAGGCCCGGACGGAATCCGTGCGCGGGGCGCGGCGGCCCAGCCACAGCAACCCGGCCCCGAGAACCAGCACCGACGGCAACAACCACGCGATCTGGCCGCCGAACTCGCCGTTGAACATCCGGAACAGGCCGGGAACTCCCCAGCCGTTGCCGCCCCCGACGCTGCCGGTCTCCTGGCCGCTGAGCCTGCCCAGGCCGTTGTAACCTAGCGTCAGCTCCAAGATGGAGTTGTTCTGGGAGCCGCCGATGTACGGTCGCATGTTCGCCGGAACGAGTTCGACGACGGCGAGCCACCAGCCCGCCGAGACCACCATGGCCGCCCCCGCCGCAAGCAGTCGAAGCAGGCGGCGCCCCACTCCACCCGGCGCGGCAAGCACGTACGCCACCGCGAATCCAGGAACCACGAGCAGGACCTGGAGTTGCTTGGTGAGGAAGCCGAAGCCCAGGAGCGCCCCGGCCAGCAGGAGCCAGCGCAGCTTGTTGTCCTGGATGGACCGCAACGTGGCGTAGCCGGCGGCCGTCATGAGCAGCACCAGCAGGGCGTCCGGGTTGTTGAACCGGAACATGAGGGTGGCTACCGGGGTGATGGCCATGGCGACGGCGGCCAGCAACCCTGCCCGGTGCGCGAGCCGGGGGTCTCCGGTGGCGGGGGCTGCGGCCCGCCGGACCGCAAGATACAGCAGCCATGCCGTGGCAACGCCCATGAGTGCCTCGGGAACCAGGATGCTCCAGGAGTTCAGCCCGAAGATCCGTACCGAGAGGCCCATGATCCAGAGCGACGCCGGCGGCTTGTCCACCGTGATGGAGTTGGCGGCGTCGGAGGATCCGAAGAACCACGCGGCCCAATTCTGCGAGCCGGCCTGGGCCGCGGCTGAATAGAACGGGTTGGCCCAGCCGGAAGCGCCGAGGTTCCAGAGATACAGGACCGCAGTTGCAAGGAGGACAATGCCGAGCTCCACGCGGTGACGCAGGTCGTGCGGGCCATGGTTGGGGCGGGGCTGTCGGGATTGGCGCGGCTTTCGGGTCAGGCCAGGCCGGGCGCGGCCGCCCCCTCCCCGGGGAGCGGCCGTTTCCGAAGGATCCACCAACCGCGACGGCGGAGACGACTGCCCTGCCTTTGAATCCGTGTCTGTGGAATAGGAAGTGGTCATCGGAATCTACTTTGTTAGCTTGTAGACGGTGGAGCTGCCTACCGTCTGGGCTTGGAAGTTGGCCTGTACCCAGGAGGCTACCTCGGAATTGCCGCCCTGGCCTCCGAATCCACCGCCGCCACCCATGCCTCCTCCTGCGATGTAGTATCCGATCTGTCCCTTGGCCACCATGTCCTGGAACTGTGCCAGGGTGGGGTATGGATCGCCGCCGTTCCAGCCACCGAGCGCGATCACGTTGGTGTTCGTCGCGAGCTCGAGGCTCGCGGCTTGGGTGGCACCGGAGACGATCGCCGACCACTTCGTCGTGGTGGATGTCAGCAGGGCGGTCAGTCCGGCGTCGGCCGTTCCCTCGGAACCGGGCCCTCCCGCCTGACCCGCGCCACCAGCTGCGCCGAACCCACCGGCGCGGTTTCCGAAGCCGCCCATGGCGGAACCGCTGGGTCCCGACGTCGGGATGGAACCGGAGTGCGCGGTTGCCGCCGTCGCGAGCGTCCACGCCGCGGTTCCGAGGCCGCCGGCCAGAAGGGAAACGACGACGACGGCCGCAGCTGCCGCATTCCGGAACCGGCCGGCCGGCCTGAGCGAGTCGAGGCGAAGCAGGATTGCCGCGGCCGCCACCACACCCAGGACGACGATCACGATGCGCAACCACGGAAGCCACGAGGCGTCGCGGCCCAGGAGAACCGCGGACCAGGCCGAACTACCGAGGATGACCCCTGCCAGGACGATCCTGGCCGGCCAATACCCGCGGCCACGCCACAGCTCAACGCTGCCAATGCCCACCAACGCTGCGATTGCCGGTGCGAGCGCTACCGCGTAATAGGGGTGGACGATGCCGCTCATGAAGCTGAAGACACCCGCTGTGACCAGAAGCCAGCCACCCCAGAGGATGAGCGCGGCACGCGTGCGGGAGGCTCGCGCTTCCCGGCGGGTGAACCACAGGCCGGCTGCCAGCAGAATCAGCGCCGCAGGAAGAAGCCAGGAGACTTCGGCGCCGAAGCTCGTGCCAAACATGCGGGCGATCCCGGCGGCTCCACCGAAACCGGTGTTGCCACCGCCGCCACCGAACGCACCCAAACCGCCAGCGGGCGCTCCAGCGCCGCCTCCGCCGGGCGTCCCTTCACCCGAACCGGTGATGCGGGACAAGCCGTTGTAGCCGAAGGTCAGCTCAAGGAAGCTGTTGGTTTGCGAACCTGCCATGTAGGGCCGCGCCGAAGCCGGGGTCAGCTGGAAGAGAGCCACATAACTGCTTGCCACTACAGCGATACCTGCCAACGCTCCGAACAGGTGCAACAGCCTACGCCGCAAGGAGGTGGGTGCGGCCCAGAGGTACGCGAGTCCCAGGCCCGGAACAATCAGGAAACCCTGCAGCATTTTGCTCAGGAACGCGAGGCCCACCACGGCGCCGGCTGCGGCGAGCCACTTCCAGCCTGCCCGTTCGATGGAACGGGTAGTGAAGTATGCCGCGAGTACCAGGCACAGGGTCAGCATGGCGTCGGGGTTGTTGAAGCGGAACATGAGCGCGGCCACCGGGGTCAGTGCCAAGGCGCCACCGGCCAACAATCCAGCTCCTGGTCCGGACACCCGCTTGACCGTCAGATAGAGGAAACCGACCGCGGCCACGCCCATCAGAGCCTCGGGAACAAGCATGCTCAGGGGCGAGAAGCCGAAGATCCGGCCCACCAAGGCAGGGATCCACAAGGAAGCCGGCGGCTTGTCCACGGTGATGGCGTTGCCGGCGTCGAGCGAACCGAAAAGAAACGCCGTCCAGTCCTTGGTGCCGGCCTGGATGGCCGCGGCGTAGAAGGAGTTTCCGTAGCCGGTGGCCGCGAGGTTCCAGAGATACAGGAAGGCGGTGGCTACGAGGAGCCCGGCGGCGGATGGCCGCACCCAACGGGGCTGCCGGCCAAAGGCGTATCGCGTCCAATGGGGCGTGGCATCGGAGGTTGATGGGCCTGTCGAGCGACGGCCCTGGGGCGACTGGGTAGTTCCGACGGCGGCGGGCGAGTCGGGTCCGGCCGGTCCTGTGCTTGCGGGAGTAATCGTGGAGGTCATGATGCTGCCGTTTCTGTGCGCGATGTGGCTTGTGTGGTGGGTGCAGTCGCCTGCGCGGCAGGCTGTCGGAAGACCCAAAGCCGGAACAGGAGGAAGCGGACCGCGGTGGCGGCGAGGTTCGCCGCAACTACCGTGACGAGCTCGCCCCAGCGGTCCGGCGTCGTCGTACTGTGCACCAAGGCGAGTGCCCCGGAGGTAAGCGCGAGGCCGATCCCGAAGACGATCAAACCCTCGAAGTGGTGCCGTACGGGATTGCCGCCCTGGATGCCGAAGGTGAAGCGCCGGTTGGCACCGGTGTTGGCGATGGCCGTGACGAGCAGCGCCAGGAAGTTGGCCAGCTGCGGGTCCATGAAGCCGCGGCAAAAAAGGAAGATGAGCACATAGGCGAGGGTGGACGCAGCGCCGATTGCGGCGAACCGGACGAGTTGCCCGAAAAGGCTGCTGCGCGGGTTCTGCTCGGCGGTGCGGGACGACGCCGGGAGCGGCCCGCGCGCAAGTGCTGCGCGCAGTTCCGGAATGGGGATGCGGCCCGAGACGAGATCCCGGGTGAGCCGGACCATGCCGCGGACGTCGGCCAAGGCGGTGCGCACCACGTCGACGCTTGAATCGGGATCGTCGATCCAGTCAACGGGAACCTCGTGGACCCGGAGGCCGCAGCGTTCGGCGAGGACCAGGAGCTCAGTGTCGAAGAACCACGAGTTGTCCAAGGTGTGCGGCAGGATCTGCTGTGCGACATCCGCCCGGATCGCTTTGAAGCCGCACTGGGCATCGCTGAAGCGGGCGCCCATGAACGAGTGCAGCATCAGGTTGTAGCTGCGCGAAATGAACTCGCGCTTGGGGCCGCGGACAACCCGTGAGTTGCGCGTCAGCCGTGTGCCAATGGCGAGGTCCGAATGACCGGAGATCAGCGGCGCCAAAAGGGGCGCCAGCGCCGCGAGATCGGTGGAAAGATCCACGTCCATGTAAGCCAGAACCGGCGACGGTGACGCGAGCCACACCTTGCGCAGGGCGTTGCCGCGTCCCTTCTCCTCAAGATGGACAACCGCGAGCTCAGGCAGTTCCCTGGCCACGCGCTCCGCGATCTTCAAGGTGCTGTCAGTGCTCGCGTTGTCCGCCACGGTGATGCGGAAGCCATGCGGGAAGGATTCGCGCAAATGGCCGTGAAGCCTGCGCAGGCACTCTTCGAGGTCGCGTTCCTCGTTGAAGACGGGGATGGTGACATCGAGGACCGGGATGGCAGTGTGGGTGTCCACGGGGGCACGCCGCACCGTGCTGCGTTGGATGGGGATGCCCGGCGGCACCACCGCGGTGTCCTTCAGGGTTCCGGAGGTGGATTCGATGAGCGTCATGTATCCAGAGTGCCGTTGCAGAATATGAAGGCTTTAGGCGGAACCTGTGACGTGGCTGTGGATGCATGACCGGCGTGGCGAACCACCTGCCTCGTCAAAAAACGCAGAGGTCCGCCCCCTGAAGGGACGGACCTCAACGTATCTTGTGCGTGGCTGTTGGCTTAGTACCAGTTGTGGGCCAAGTGGAAGGACCAAGCCGCCGACGGCGATCCGTAGCGTTCCTTGATGTAGTTCAGGCCCCAGCGGATCTGCGTCTGGTAGTTGGTCTGCCAGTCGGCGCCTTCGGAGGCCATCTTTTCGGCCGGCAGCGACTGCCCGATCCCATAAGCCCCACTGGAAGCGTTGGTGGCAGTGGTGCGCCAATCCGATTCCTTGTTCCACAAGGTGATCAGGGCTGACATCTCGCCCTGTCCCCAACCGTAGGAGGGAAGGATGCTTGCGGCATAGGCCTGGGCGCCGGAGGGATCATCAACGGCGACGGGTGCGGCCGGGGCCGCCGGAGCAGGAGGTGCAACGGGGGCGGGGGGTGCCACGGGTGCGGCCGGTGCGGCGGCCTGGGGCGCGACGGCGGCCGGAGCGGGGGCGAGTGCCTGGCTCGGTGTCGCCGCGGCGCTCGGCTTGGGGCTTGCGCTCGCGCTCGCCGACGGCGGGGCTGAGTGATCCGTCGTGCGGGATTCGGACGTGCGGCTCATGTCCTGGGCATTAATGGCTTGTCCGGCGGCCTGGGTGGCGGCACCTGCGCCAAGGAACACGGCAACGACGCTGGCAACAACCGCCATGCGCTGGCCGGTGCCGAGGTTCGAGGCGGCTCGCCTCAGCGTGGAACGTGACTTGATATTCCGGGCAGGTTCGCCGCGGTGGCGCGCAACAGGGCGCGACTGATTCCTGGAATCAGACATGGTGTTTGCCTCTCGACGCCTGCGGAGTTAGCTGTCGGATTCGGATGAGGTCATCCGGCCGTAGCCACAGGGAATCGTGGCGGTACGGCTTCACCCCTAGGGCTGGCTCAACATGAGCGCTTGCCCGGAGACCTGGGTCCCCCGTCTCTGCCTGGACTGTTGGGCACCGGGGAGGGGCAGAGCTCGGCGCCTACCCGGCGGTGGCCGGAATTATCCAGCGCACCCATTCGACGGTACAGGAGGATCTTACTTAAGTCACGTTTAGGTAACGGAGGTCACGACGCCGGTGCGTCGACTTGCGCTCCCGCGCACCTGCGTCGTGACTCCAGGGCCGCCTTTCAGGCCGTGGCGGTCCGGAGCGCCGGAAGCCGCACCGCGAACTCCGTTCGGCCGGGCCGCGACGCCACTTCGACCGTGCCGCCGTGCGCCTGGACAATGGATTCCACGATCGACAGGCCGAGCCCGGACGTGCCCTCGGAACCGGAGCGGGCGGCGTCGGCACGGGCAAAGCGGGAGAAGATCCTGCCCTGGAATTCAGGCGCGATGCCTGGCCCGTTGTCGGTCACGGTGACCACGGCGCTGCCGTCGGCGGAACGCATGACGCCCGTGACCACGGTGGTTCCCGCCTCCGTGTGCTTGCGGGCGTTGGAGAGCAGATTCGCCAAAACCTGATGGAGTTGAGTGGCGTCGCCGCGGACCGTCAGGGGCTCGTCCGGGAGCTTGAGCTGCCAGATGTGCTCTGGGGCCATGACTTTCTCGTCGCTGACGGTCTCGATCACCAACTGTGTGAGGTCCACCTCGGTGAACTCGGGGGCCTTCCCTTCGTCCAGCCGGGCCAGCAGAAGGAGGTCCTCCACCAGGGTGGTCATTCGTTCTGACTGGCTCTGCACCCGGCCCAGCGACTTGCGCCCGTCCTCGGTGAACGTCTCGGTCATGCGCAAGAGCTCGGTATAGCCGCGGATCGCGGTCAGCGGCGTGCGCAGTTCGTGGGAAGCGTCGGCCACGAACTGGCGCACCTTTGTTTCGCTTTGCTGGCGCGCCTCGAGGGCGCTGGACACGTTGTCCAACATCAAGTTCAAAGCATGGCCGACGCTTCCCACTTCCGTGCTCGGGTGGGCCGCCGACGCCGGTACGCGCACAGCGAGTGCCACCTCACCGGCGTCGAGCGGAAGTTTCGACACCTTCGTGGCGACGTCGGAGAGTTGCTCCAGGGGGCGCATGGTGCGGCGGATGAGCACGGTTCCGGCCAGTCCGATCAGGATCAGCCCGCCCAAGGACACGAGCACCATGGTCCAGACGAGCGAGGCCTCGGTGTCCTCTTTCGAGGCGAGTGGCAGCCCTGTGATGACAACATCGCCGTAAGGGGTTTCGGTGGCCACGAGCCGGTAGCCGCCATTGGACAGGGTGCGATCAACCGGGCGGCCATCGGAGGGGAGCGCCGACAGGATTCGAGCATCGCTGGGCGACAACGGCGCACGGGTCGCATCGGAGGACAAGAATCCTGCGTCGCTGCTCACCTGACCGGCAAGAATGCGGGCATTCAGTGTGCCGATGCTCTGGCCCCGGGGATCCAAGGGATCCGGACGACCGCCGGGGTTGCCTTGCGGCGGGCGGCCGTGGGAGGCCTGCGCCAGTTGTTGGTCCAGCTGCTTCGTGAGGAACACATCCATGGAGGCATAGCTGACCACACCGACGGCACCGCAGATGGCCACGAGGAGAGCCATGGAGAGAAGGATCAAGCGCGTGCGCAAGTGCCAGGTTGAAGGATTGAACCAGCTGTGGTCGGTCTGGCGGGGGATACCCGAGAGTGCGGACATTCGGACCCCGGCTATTCGGCAGGCTTGATGACGTAGCCTGCTCCGCGCACCGTGTGGATCATGGGCGGGTGGTTGGCCTCGATCTTCTTGCGCAGGTATGAGATGTAGAGCTCCACGATGTTGGCTTGCCCGCCAAAATCGTAGTCCCACACGCGGTCCAGGATCTGGGCCTTGCTGACCACGCGCTTGGGATTCTCCATGAGGTAGCGGAGGAGCTCGAACTGGGTCGCCGTGAGCGGAATGTCTTCGCCGCCGCGGGTAACTTCCCGGGTGTCCACGTTCAGGGTCAAGTCGCCCACAACCAGTTCGGCCGTGTCCATCGCAGCCACTCCCGAGCGCTGGACCAGCCGGTGCAGGCGCAGCAGGACTTCCTCCATGCTGAAGGGCTTGGTGACATAGTCATCGCCACCGGCGGCCAAGCCGACGATGCGGTCCTGCACGTCATCCTTGGCGGTGAGGAAGAGCGCAGGCACTTCAGGCGCAAAGGCGCGGATCCGGCCGAGCAGCTCAACGCCGTCGAACCCTGGAAGCATCACATCCAGCACCAGGACATCCGGACGGAAGTCCTTGGCGAGCTTTACCGCGGCGGGACCGTCGCCTGCCACCGCCACCGACCAACCCGCCATGCGCAGGCCCATGCTCATGAGCTCGGCGAGGCTGGGTTCGTCGTCCACCACGAGGGCACGGATGGGAGAACCGTCCGGGTGGCTGAGCTGCGGAAGGTTGTTGGTCATGGAGTGCGAGGATGCCATGGGACAACTCTCCAATCTGCCGGTTTGCCAGTGCTTTGCCGTTGCTGTGAGCACCCTGTGAGTCCCAGCCTAGCCACCTGTCCGGAGGTTGTGCCGGTTCGGGCGGAATCCGACACACGCAGACACCGCCGCAGGTCACAGGCAA
This genomic interval from Arthrobacter sp. FW306-2-2C-D06B contains the following:
- a CDS encoding AGE family epimerase/isomerase codes for the protein MSATGSEIRDQLLKGVLPWWLENGVDRKNGGVFTCFSNSGRLLSNEKYTWSQGRWAWLCSRIALDSEAGIIGEDPRFWATLSIETARFIQAHAILDGSVTAYRTSAEGQALPSGPQGEIAVSVLADLFAALGLAGAARLPQAASREREEWLQSAHALLAHAEERIEARSAPSEPYPVRAGFKDAAGLMLLLNVGAQLHLASGSAESAETAGAALSQLLGDGTSEGMWKADSWWEYRPDSSDDLDTLLARHRTPGHLLEMLWMVMEAIEIMPDLAPRIPDWLPDLAVQALEVGWDEQHGGVFRYVDSTGAEPWGRLFGNDPYETLVTQTWDTKLWWVQVEALYATRLLAERFGRPDLLDWHERIWSYTLDTFPDPSGQEWLQIRDRGGKPLDKVVALPVKDPFHIARSLLLTTELESRRTHT
- a CDS encoding sodium:solute symporter family protein, producing MYFADWLVLGAYFVVMIGIGWWAKSRVKNAADFFTAGGKMPWWLAGISHHMSGYSAAVFVAYAAIAYTTGFALYVWWALTITIACLVGAVFFAPRWPRLRQRLGIISPLEYLATRYNLPAQQVLAWSGAALKVFDVAAKWAASAILLNVFAGVPIAVGILIVGGVTLIYSTIGGLWADALTDMGQFIIQSVAGIAMLIFAVAKLGGVSSIAGIWSRLPASHSQPFAGDYTIGFFLAYCLISTISYNGGTWNLAQRFIAAPSGSAARKSVLLSGALYLVWPLVLFFPMWAAPLILPNLTHPDQAYALLTQQLLPAGLVGLVVAGMFSHTMAMTSSDANAISAVVIRDIIPALRGSRQPLTSRAELLGGRISTFLFIGLSMVIALSADSFGGVLGLIILWFGALVGPIAVPMLLGMLRPFRRCGPSAALFSWATGLIVFALAKYAFAAPIASLGTASAQTINVAAPVLASAIVYCVFGWLRPWRNEASDALVESLDRDLEPAAALPVESAVA
- a CDS encoding ArnT family glycosyltransferase, whose translation is MTTSYSTDTDSKAGQSSPPSRLVDPSETAAPRGGGGRARPGLTRKPRQSRQPRPNHGPHDLRHRVELGIVLLATAVLYLWNLGASGWANPFYSAAAQAGSQNWAAWFFGSSDAANSITVDKPPASLWIMGLSVRIFGLNSWSILVPEALMGVATAWLLYLAVRRAAAPATGDPRLAHRAGLLAAVAMAITPVATLMFRFNNPDALLVLLMTAAGYATLRSIQDNKLRWLLLAGALLGFGFLTKQLQVLLVVPGFAVAYVLAAPGGVGRRLLRLLAAGAAMVVSAGWWLAVVELVPANMRPYIGGSQNNSILELTLGYNGLGRLSGQETGSVGGGNGWGVPGLFRMFNGEFGGQIAWLLPSVLVLGAGLLWLGRRAPRTDSVRASVIVWGSWVLVTGLVFSFMAGIIHPYYAVALAPGIAGLAGLGGALLWQHRAQLVAAVMLAVAVAAAGFLAFDLLGSTTAYGPWLRWAVLFGALAAAAGLMLSGRFTSRILQRTTAVLALAASLAGPLAYSISTAAVPHSGAIPSAGPTTTFGGFGFGGRGGFGQTGRNGAQNTPPQALQQPGAQGGGFGGNRQGGGMGGLLGATTPSSEMVAALKTGASNYTWAAAVVGSNNAAGYQLATELPVMAVGGFNGTDPSPTLEQFQGLVAQGRIHYFIAGGTMQANSGSEAPAQIAQWVAANFPAQTIGGTTVYALAG
- a CDS encoding ArnT family glycosyltransferase, whose translation is MTSTITPASTGPAGPDSPAAVGTTQSPQGRRSTGPSTSDATPHWTRYAFGRQPRWVRPSAAGLLVATAFLYLWNLAATGYGNSFYAAAIQAGTKDWTAFLFGSLDAGNAITVDKPPASLWIPALVGRIFGFSPLSMLVPEALMGVAAVGFLYLTVKRVSGPGAGLLAGGALALTPVAALMFRFNNPDAMLTLCLVLAAYFTTRSIERAGWKWLAAAGAVVGLAFLSKMLQGFLIVPGLGLAYLWAAPTSLRRRLLHLFGALAGIAVVASSYVALFQLTPASARPYMAGSQTNSFLELTFGYNGLSRITGSGEGTPGGGGAGAPAGGLGAFGGGGGNTGFGGAAGIARMFGTSFGAEVSWLLPAALILLAAGLWFTRREARASRTRAALILWGGWLLVTAGVFSFMSGIVHPYYAVALAPAIAALVGIGSVELWRGRGYWPARIVLAGVILGSSAWSAVLLGRDASWLPWLRIVIVVLGVVAAAAILLRLDSLRPAGRFRNAAAAAVVVVSLLAGGLGTAAWTLATAATAHSGSIPTSGPSGSAMGGFGNRAGGFGAAGGAGQAGGPGSEGTADAGLTALLTSTTTKWSAIVSGATQAASLELATNTNVIALGGWNGGDPYPTLAQFQDMVAKGQIGYYIAGGGMGGGGGFGGQGGNSEVASWVQANFQAQTVGSSTVYKLTK
- a CDS encoding glycosyltransferase, translated to MTLIESTSGTLKDTAVVPPGIPIQRSTVRRAPVDTHTAIPVLDVTIPVFNEERDLEECLRRLHGHLRESFPHGFRITVADNASTDSTLKIAERVARELPELAVVHLEEKGRGNALRKVWLASPSPVLAYMDVDLSTDLAALAPLLAPLISGHSDLAIGTRLTRNSRVVRGPKREFISRSYNLMLHSFMGARFSDAQCGFKAIRADVAQQILPHTLDNSWFFDTELLVLAERCGLRVHEVPVDWIDDPDSSVDVVRTALADVRGMVRLTRDLVSGRIPIPELRAALARGPLPASSRTAEQNPRSSLFGQLVRFAAIGAASTLAYVLIFLFCRGFMDPQLANFLALLVTAIANTGANRRFTFGIQGGNPVRHHFEGLIVFGIGLALTSGALALVHSTTTPDRWGELVTVVAANLAATAVRFLLFRLWVFRQPAAQATAPTTQATSRTETAAS
- a CDS encoding sensor histidine kinase produces the protein MSALSGIPRQTDHSWFNPSTWHLRTRLILLSMALLVAICGAVGVVSYASMDVFLTKQLDQQLAQASHGRPPQGNPGGRPDPLDPRGQSIGTLNARILAGQVSSDAGFLSSDATRAPLSPSDARILSALPSDGRPVDRTLSNGGYRLVATETPYGDVVITGLPLASKEDTEASLVWTMVLVSLGGLILIGLAGTVLIRRTMRPLEQLSDVATKVSKLPLDAGEVALAVRVPASAAHPSTEVGSVGHALNLMLDNVSSALEARQQSETKVRQFVADASHELRTPLTAIRGYTELLRMTETFTEDGRKSLGRVQSQSERMTTLVEDLLLLARLDEGKAPEFTEVDLTQLVIETVSDEKVMAPEHIWQLKLPDEPLTVRGDATQLHQVLANLLSNARKHTEAGTTVVTGVMRSADGSAVVTVTDNGPGIAPEFQGRIFSRFARADAARSGSEGTSGLGLSIVESIVQAHGGTVEVASRPGRTEFAVRLPALRTATA
- a CDS encoding response regulator transcription factor → MASSHSMTNNLPQLSHPDGSPIRALVVDDEPSLAELMSMGLRMAGWSVAVAGDGPAAVKLAKDFRPDVLVLDVMLPGFDGVELLGRIRAFAPEVPALFLTAKDDVQDRIVGLAAGGDDYVTKPFSMEEVLLRLHRLVQRSGVAAMDTAELVVGDLTLNVDTREVTRGGEDIPLTATQFELLRYLMENPKRVVSKAQILDRVWDYDFGGQANIVELYISYLRKKIEANHPPMIHTVRGAGYVIKPAE